The following proteins come from a genomic window of Salvia hispanica cultivar TCC Black 2014 chromosome 4, UniMelb_Shisp_WGS_1.0, whole genome shotgun sequence:
- the LOC125218105 gene encoding uncharacterized protein LOC125218105 isoform X2 — MWESVSESHLIDERQLGRYAQVGLKKGDDEKPKKQKNSTKPSKPPRPPRGPLLDASDLKLLKEITDLKLKRRTIERSRTMRKVKKEKASSLKTNVLACLVTVAFLLVIIFEGCSIVMP; from the exons ATGTGGGAAAGCGTTTCCGAATCCCATCTAATTGACGAAAGACAG TTGGGGAGATATGCACAGGTTGGGCTTAAGAAGGGAGATGATGAAAAGCCTAAGAAGCAGAAGAATTCTACTAAGCCATCAAAGCCTCCTCGTCCTCCTAGGGGTCCTTTATTGGATGCTTCTGACTTGAAGTTGTTGAAGGAAATTACTGACCTCAAGTTGAAACGTAGAACGATTGAAAGAAGTAGGACTATGAGGAAAGTAAAAAAGGAGAAGGCATCATCATTGAAAACTAATGTTCTTGCATGCTTGGTGACTGTGGCCTTTTTACTGGTTATCATCTTTGAAG
- the LOC125218105 gene encoding uncharacterized protein LOC125218105 isoform X1, with protein MSQVSSGSDLDLDIDLESGGTTSEEDVSRNLGCGYTNSKRLLGRVRSGLISSDSLSECTSDEDCSCSQYDKIISSDEILAMNKEQLGRYAQVGLKKGDDEKPKKQKNSTKPSKPPRPPRGPLLDASDLKLLKEITDLKLKRRTIERSRTMRKVKKEKASSLKTNVLACLVTVAFLLVIIFEGCSIVMP; from the coding sequence ATGAGTCAGGTTTCCAGCGGGAGTGATTTAGATTTAGATATTGACTTGGAGAGTGGAGGAACAACAAGTGAGGAGGATGTGAGCAGAAATTTAGGCTGTGGTTATACGAATTCAAAAAGGCTGTTGGGTAGGGTCAGGAGTGGGTTAATTAGTTCTGATTCACTAAGTGAATGTACAAGTGACGAAGACTGTTCGTGTTCAcaatatgacaaaataataagTTCTGATGAAATTCTTGCCATGAACAAGGAACAGTTGGGGAGATATGCACAGGTTGGGCTTAAGAAGGGAGATGATGAAAAGCCTAAGAAGCAGAAGAATTCTACTAAGCCATCAAAGCCTCCTCGTCCTCCTAGGGGTCCTTTATTGGATGCTTCTGACTTGAAGTTGTTGAAGGAAATTACTGACCTCAAGTTGAAACGTAGAACGATTGAAAGAAGTAGGACTATGAGGAAAGTAAAAAAGGAGAAGGCATCATCATTGAAAACTAATGTTCTTGCATGCTTGGTGACTGTGGCCTTTTTACTGGTTATCATCTTTGAAG